The Argiope bruennichi chromosome 9, qqArgBrue1.1, whole genome shotgun sequence genome contains a region encoding:
- the LOC129985143 gene encoding ADP-ribosylation factor-binding protein GGA1-like, whose amino-acid sequence MATAEPNEDDNLETLLAKATNPLHRQPDSVAVSDFCTMIDKEHDGPQTALRLLAHKIQSPIEKESLMALSVLEECVRNCGIRFRSEIGKFRFLNEMIKVVSPKYLGNRASTKVKQKIVELMYIWSLELKNESKIAEAYQMLKRQGVVIEDPVYILNNYEPPPPPPPRVGSSIFEDEEKAQQLQKLLRSRNPEDLQAANRLIKNMVREADKKMELMAKRSTELETVHNNASVLEDMLNHYKPGETSEEEKDLMKELFESCERLRPKLFRLAGELDEKDEGLSDILKANDELTVVINNYKRIMGVSSENGNISSKEASLLDLGSPVQQSQSSTQTVSSSLLDDQLLALGLNDSAKQVPAAPAERTNAIKNATHTSTSSSLADLDQIFSSSVNTESLPSSHPSISLPGTTSVISNNYSSSIFRSGDAPNIPSLTPLPPFSLATNPTPPSSTTVTSKGLEELDELGQSLLKKSLPDTPAVKCEFPSVPQKVPLSQLIQQKSQSKVDTSILNTTSSQDINDVPCLMSSSPLSDKISPACSPAHSILSLKVIFVPLETIQPGTLQPLNLHEKNGLNVVIHFGKDSPRPDITVMVVSTMSKNSSPVKNVSFQAAVPKSMKIKLQPPSATDLPPHNPILPPAAITQVMLLANPLKENVRFKYKVNYTINGEDYTDIGEVDSLLAPR is encoded by the exons ATGGCGACTGCAGAACCTAATGAAGATGATAATTTGGAAACTCTGTTAG caaaagcTACTAATCCATTGCATCGGCAACCTGATTCTGTAGCAGTATCTGATTTCTGTACTATGATTGATAAAGAGCATGATGGTCCACAAACAGCTCTTCGATTACTTGCCCATAAGATCCAATCACCTATTGAGAAGGAATCCCTCATGGCTTTGTCG GTTCTTGAGGAATGTGTTAGAAACTGTGGAATTCGATTCAGATCTGAAATtggaaaatttagatttcttaatgAAATGATTAAAGTTGTTTCGCCTAAA tACCTAGGAAATCGTGCCTCTactaaagtaaaacaaaaaatagttgAATTAATGTATATTTGGAGCTTGgagttaaaaaatgaatcaaagatAGCTGAAGCTTATCAAATGCTTAAAAGACAAGGAGTTGTAATTGAAGATcctgtatatatattaaat AATTATGAACCACCACCACCTCCGCCTCCTAGAGTAGGCAGTTCCATTTTTGAAGATGAAGAAAAAGCACAG caACTGCAAAAATTGCTTCGCAGTAGAAACCCTGAAGATCTGCAAGCTgcaaatagattaattaaaaatatggttcGTGAG GCAGATAAGAAAATGGAATTGATGGCCAAAAGATCTACTGAATTGGAAACTGTGCACAATAATGCTTCAGTTTTAGAAGATATGTTAAATCATTACAAACCTGGGGAAACATCAGAAGAGGAAAAAGACTTGATGAaa GAGCTTTTTGAAAGTTGTGAAAGATTGAGACCAAAATTATTCCGTTTAGCTGGAGAATTGGACGAGAAAGATGAAGGATTGA gtgatattttaaaagcaaatgatgAACTGACtgtagtaattaataattataaaagaattatggGTGTTTCTtctgaaaatggaaatattagttcaa aaGAGGCATCTTTACTTGATCTTGGATCCCCTGTTCAACAGTCTCAGTCAAGTACTCAGACTGTCAGTTCCTCTCTGCTGGATGATCAATTATTGGCTTTAG GTTTGAATGACTCTGCCAAACAGGTTCCTGCTGCCCCAGCAGAAAGgactaatgcaataaaaaatgctaCTCACACTAGTACATCAAGTTCCTTGgcagatttggatcaaatttttagTAGCAGTGTCAATACTGAATCTCTTCCATCTTCACATCCTTCCATATCTTTGCCTGGAACAACATCTGtgataagtaataattattcCTCGAGTATTTTTAGGAGTGGTGATGCTCCCAATATACCTTCCTTAACTCCTTTACCACCTT TTTCTTTAGCAACTAATCCTACTCCTCCAAGCAGTACAACTGTTACTTCCAAAGGCTTAGAGGAATTGGATGAATTAGGACAATCTTTACTGAAAAAAAGTTTGCCAGATACGCCTGCTGTGAAATGCGAATTTCCTAG TGTACCTCAGAAAGTTCCCTTAAGTCAGCTTATCCAACAGAAGTCTCAATCTAAAGTTGACACATCAATTTTAAACACTACATCTTCGCAAGATATTAATGATGTGCCATGTCTGATGAGTTCTTCACCACTCTCAGATAAGATTTCACCTGCTTGTAGTCCAGCTCACAgtattttgtcattaaaagttatttttgttccTCTAGAGACTATACAACCAG gCACTTTGCAACCTTTAAATCTTCATGAAAAGAATGGTTTAAACGTTGTCATACATTTTGGAAAAGATTCTCCTCGCCCAGATATAACAGTTATGGTTGTGTCAACAATGAGTAAAAACTCTAGTCCTGTTAAAAATGTTAGTTTTCAAGCAGCTGTTCCAAAG TCAATGAAAATTAAGTTGCAGCCACCATCAGCTACTGATTTGCCACCACATAATCCAATTCTGCCTCCTGCAGCCATAACTCAAGTTATGTTATTAGCTAATCCACTAAAG gaaaatgttcGTTTTAAATACAAAGTGAATTATACAATAAATGGAGAAGATTACACTGATATAGGTGAAGTGGACAGCCTTTTAGCACCACGGTGa